AGGTCAGATTATTGTAATAATAGCTTAAAGGCTCAAGTTCAGAACACGGGACCCCCTGGGGTAGCAGTTTTGCTATCCACATGGACGTCTTGGAAATGGGTAACCTTGCCCCAAGCAAGGTGAGTTCATAAGGGTACACATTTTAATGTTCTGGACAAGTTTAATGATGATCTGAAGCAGTTTACTTATGCTAATAGAGGTGGTCCCATGTTTTGAACTCGAACCTAGCTTAAAAATGTATTTAATACATTGTTCTATATTATATTTATAGACTAGTTCAATTTTCTAATTATTTTTCCCCAGGAAAATGGCTAGTAAAAGAGATGGCCTGAAGGGCAAAACAGTTACCCTCCAAATGGCAAAGAATGCCATCAAGGAGTCTTCAGGTGGCAAAAAGAGACTAGTTTTGTCAAACCTGGGGATTAAAGAATTCCCCAAATGCTTAAAGAAGCTGACATCCGAGGTAGAAGAGCTAGATATAAGCCGTAATTATATAAAAAAGTTGCCTGACTGGATCCAGTCTTTTAAAAGTCTGTGCTGGCTGGATGTACATACTAATCACATAGAGGCCCTTCCATCAGCTATAGGGCAACTAAAACAGCTATCGTATCTGAATCTCAGCAACAACAACATAACAGAAAAAGGAATACCTGCTGAAATTAGCCAACTGAAAAACATCAGAAAGCTAAACCTGGGCCTCAATAAGATAAGTGTTTTGCCGCCATCACTAGAAGCTCTCACTCAGATGACAGAATTAGGCCTTTTTGACAATTATCTAAAAGAAATACCTCCTGGCATGTTGAAGATGCCCaaagtaaaaataaatttaaaaggaaACCCGATCCCACCTGCAGAACAAAAAGAGGCAGAAGTGGAAACGAGCACCAGAAATAAAGAACTGTATCTGGTGCCAAGAGAGGACCTGTGCTCTGCATGTTTAAgcaaatctgaaaaaaataaaacaaaaattaaaaactTAATTGGAATGTGCATACCGAATTCCATCCGGCGCCGTTTTAACTGAATAAATAAAAGCATTAATCATCTGTTTGGCTTGTGTGTGTCATTACTTTTGCTTGCTTTGTTTTATTCAGTATGCATTATATCATATGTTATCATAAGTTCCCTTTAcctgtgtttgttgttttcagtTGGTCACAAAGTCTTTTCCCAAATTGGGTCACATAGGAAAACACTGCCTCCACTGctaacctagggcctaattcagacctgattgcagcagcaaatttgttagctaatgggcaaaaccatgtgcgctgcaggtgtggcagatataacatttgcagagagagttagatttgggtgggttattttgattctgtgcagggtaaataatggctgctttatttttacactgcaatttagatttcactttgaacgcaccccacccaaatctaactgtctctgcaaatccgcagtgcagatggttttgcccattagctaataaatatgcaatcaggtctgaattagtcccctagTACACTAGCCTTGCCCAGCCTATGTGCTAAAACCTCCAGGTTTTAAATAACTGAATCTAGGCTCAGATGAACATATTATTCAGATGGTGTCAGTTTGAGTGACAGGGATGGTTACTTTACTATCTAGACAGATCTGGTCAGAAAGCTCGCCACATTCATTTCTGGATTGGGATAATAGTGGAGCATCCTGTAGGCCCAGTATGACTCGTGTGATGAAAGGATTATATAGTTTTCATACCCTGTGGGGATCCCTATTAATGTGGTTCCAGAGGCCCCCAAATAGGTTTAGACGAGTGGCCAGACACCACAGAGGGTACCCATTagacgtgtgtatgtatgtatgtatgtgtgtgtgtatgtatgtatgtatgtatgtatgtgtgtgtgtatgtgtgtgtgtgtatatatatatatatatatatatatatatataatgctgctccatgcatgataatgtaatagTGATGTATCTGATTAATAACCgcactgcactgtagaaaatacaccaaagtCCTGCTGTGCagtacatatgtataatgtataagtcaagtgcacagtcatgaacctgatccctggaggagagggtgggccctcaagtagtggggcccaccaggggtttcctatGTGGGCCAGTCAGACCCTGTCTGGGGGTGTGTGAAAAAAGAAACCACGTCCCATTTTCAGTCCATCAATATGAGCTTTCCGCTCATGGGTAGTGGGTCGACAAATGTGGTGATGAGGTGGGGTAtaacttaaggtgcccatacacttgtgcgatgccctgtgacgcaacatcgcggggcatcgcactggcAGGTCATCGCACCTGAAGTGGCAAAAAGATTACCATGCGattatgcgatagatcgcatggtaatcacgtgatgggcaagtCACGGCCGAGTGGGAGTGGCCTCCGGCCGCTCCCGGCTGGTGCCCatcacacatcgcagtgcgatataaagcatgtgtttctagaaacacatgcgatcgcactgcgattcgataaatattttgtgcagcacataatatcttgagacacgATATTCGACCGtcgaaaggtactaaaatgtgcatacaatccttcgatttctctcacagatgtggtcgaaatcgaaggatggtACTGATAATCTCAtatgtgtatgggcaccattagagtcTGAGTCACAAGTAAGTCCATATACAGTGTTTAGTTTATTACATTGGGATTAATTGTTTCATTGACAGGGTGAGACAGCATTTTTGTCCTGTTACCCTATTTCTGATGATTCTGTATGAATAGACCATTGCTGCCGTAGTGATCAGTAAACACGCATTTGTCATATGTGTTTATCTGAAAGTGTGCAGATCTTCACATCTAAATAGCTAGGCAAAAAATGTACTAATACAtaatataactagtgatgtgcaccggaatttttcgggttttgtgttttggttttggattcggttccgcagccgtgttttggattcggacgcatttggcAAAAcctactgaaatttttttgtcggattagggtgtgttttggattcgtttttttattattttttttacaaaaaaacctcaaaaacagcttaaatcatagaatttgggggtcattttgatcccatagtattattaacctcaataaccataatttccactcatttccagtctattctgaacacctcacaatattatttttagtcctaaaatttgcaccgaggtcactggatgactaagctaagcgacccaagtggctgacacaaacacctggcccatctaggagtggcactgcagtgtcagacaggatggccaatttaaaaaatagtccccaaacagcacatgatgcaaagaaaaaaagaggtgcaccaaggtcgcctgatgtctaagctaagcgacccaagtggccgtcacaaacacctggcccatctaggagtggcactgcagtgtcagacaggatgggcgatttaaaaaatagtccccaaacagcacatgatgcaaagaaaaaaagaggtgcaccaaggtcgctggatggctaagctaagcgacccaagtggccgacacaaacacctggcccacctaggagtggcactgcagttttctagcgagaggatgagtgcttccatcctcaagtgaatctgaaccactagccatgaacataggccagggcctcagccgttccttgccactccgtgttgtaaatggcatattggcaagtttacgcttctcatcagattcttttaattttgatttttgggtcattttactgaacttttgtagtatacttgacgacacagaggtagagcaatggactgtaccgtactgctatatatatatatatatatatatatatatatatatatatatatatactggtgctcagcaaaattctgcactgtcctcctactatataatactgcacacaactaaaatgcagcacaggtatggatggatagtatacttgacaacacagaggtaggtagagcagtggcctactgtaccgtactgctatatattatatactggtggtcagcaaaattctgcactgtcctcctactatatatactgtgcacaactaaaatgcaccacagctgtggatggatagtatacttgacgacacagaggtaggtagagcagtgaactactgtaccgtactgctatataatactggtggtcactggtcagcaaaattctgcactgtcctcctactatatactacaatgcagcacagatatggagcgtttttcaggcagagaacgtagatatttgcagcacactgagcacagatatttgcaagcacactgagcacagatatttgcagcacactgagcacagatatttgcagcacactgaacacagaaactgagcgaacgctgcacgtcctctccctatcatctccaatgcacgagtgaaaatggcggcgacgcgcggctccttatacagaatacgaatctcgcgagaatccgacagcgggacgatgacgttcgggcgcactcgggttaaccgagcaatgcgggaagatccgagtctgcctcagacccgtgtaaaatgggtgaagtttgggggggttcggatttcgaggaaccgaacccgctcatcactagtggctaTGGGGCAGTTTGTGTGTGTGGCTATAACCCCTTATATTGGCGGAGTGTGGTATTTGTCAGCAAGCTGCTGTGTAATTATTTAGTACTTTGGCTGCAAAATGGAAGTGTTCTCATACCCTTCTACTCCCTGCAGTAGCTCCTTTCAATGGTGTAAGTAGAGGTTTGGGGAAATACAATACTTCCTCTCGGTGGTAGTGTGTGGCCATCACCTGTGTTGTTTGGACTCCAGGATAGTTGTAGTTACCCTACTGTCCACTATAGTAGAATACAGCAttttgtacagtatctgtcactagTTTATTCAAGGTTGATTATAAATATTTAATAATTAGAATCCAGTTAATTATTTGTCACCAAAAAAATAGCTGATTTATTGTAACATTACATTAGGGGGTTTTTTTCCCAGCGGCAAAAGCCGTCTCTTACTTTCACCTTATTTGTGACTGATTTGCTGACATCTTTGTACTCCGTTATTAGGCCCCACCTTCCCACCTATCTTATTTTGAGCACCATTAACTAAAACATATTAAGAGATCTTACAAGTGGGCACATTTCAAGCATCCTTGGTACAATCCTCCTCCGCTATGATTAGTTCTCAAGGACACAAGAATAGAAAGAATGCTGCGTTTATCGGATGTTCTGTATTCCAGTGACAGTGTATTTATCAGTGACCGCTAATATCACCCTATCCAATGTACTGACTATGCTTTGTTTACCCAATATAGCACATGGGGTACCTCTGTACACATGCACTTACGTTTTAGGAATCTTTCATATAAAGACCAAGTTTAATGATGTCTTTATAATTTAATGAGCAATGATGTTTTGTGTATAATTCTACTATTATGTCCTATTACTCATGCAGTTCTGCTGTTATATCGCTCATGAGTAAGTTTGGAATCCTTTTAAGTGTTAAATGTTGCTGACACACTGGGCCTCACATTATACAAGCTGTTGCTTCTGATCATTATTGAAGTCGCGTTTTTGTTAATTGAAGTATTGTTTTATTTTAATAAGGATCGGACTGATTGAGTGTATTGAAAACTGTTCGTTGAATATATAATCAACAGACCATTGTCTTTGAAATGAGTTGCTTTATAATCTCAGCTTTTATTTCTTTTGATattgatgtgtgtatgtatgtatgtatgtatgtatatatatatatatatatatatatatatatatatatatatatatatatatatatatatatatataggtgattttttatttattttttttttactgtaaatttCAGTAATCCTCCATTCACCAGTTGGAATAAGATCGTTTTCTCTTCTTACTAATTCATGAAGcttataaataacaaaaatagcagATGTGCCTGGTACTGAAAAGGGATTATACTCACTTGTCTCTGGAAATATGTCACTAGTGTGCATTCAAGATCATTTCAAATGTTCACATCATAGGGTCACCAGATGGTGATAATCAAGCTTAAAATAATATACACATTCAGCTGTGTGACAAGCTCTCGGAATACGAATAGTTGTGTAATTAGGATGTGAAACGTGAACTAGTTTGGAAAATTACTTCTATTATATTTAGACAGAAACACCACATTACAAGGGCTGTCAGTAATCCTAGGCTTGCTGTACAAAAGGACGTAAACTGTTGtatggggatgtagtcaggattccggcggtcagcatactgacgccgtgatcctgactgccagaatgctggcagcgccgCCACACCTATTCCCACTCTTAGTTGGCCACGACACCCatgggagtgggaatagaacctgtggtgaatgCAGCGAGCCACCTAGCACGCAGCGCGGCAAGCGCagctagcccacaaggggctttgttgcactcgcccccctgccggcattctggtggtcgggatcccagcgttgataTTCTGACCGCCTGGATCCCAAGCCCAACCCGTTGTATGTTACATTTATTCACCATTTCACATACGTATATAGAGTGCAAAAATAATACCTATCGTGACACTGGGTCGGCTGCCACGGCCCCATGCCACTCTGCTAACAAgcgtcttttttgccgaaaatgcatcttaatcaCAACGCAATGTGACTTGGACACACGAGGAGACTGGggattgtatattgtgtgtgactgagtctgtatacggagcagaacagacctTATATTGGAgtaaagctgtggctgctacattgtagcactttgtgtacagaatcAGAGACTCTGtcatacacaatatacaagtgtcatacatcAAATTATTATACTTTCCACAtcacattgcgactaagatgcattttcggtaaaaaaagacgcaaaaaaagatgcccaacactaGAAGAATTTCATGCGACCGGCggtgctgtttggcatgactgcagaaaagatgtatgaggaaacatctgtatagTCACTCATATTTGTAGTAGTATGCATCTCAAGatgatcgttcagtgtgtatgcccaatatatGTGCCCCTTGCCGAATGCAGTACAGCATTCCCTTTAGTTCTGTCTCCccctgcatcagcaagtgtgtatgcactaaataaaagaaagaaaaaaaaacttgaaaaaaaaaacctcatgttgaccttttcctgtgtcgaccgttTGTCCATATCAACCTTTTGGGGTCGACACTGTTGATATTTTTAAggtcaacccaatgatccacacccctctggGACAGAGCTAGGAACTCCTAATGACCCAAGTGCACAGAGTATTTCGCTGctagagactgcacatgggcttcGTCCTCTCTTGATGCACCTCTGGTCTGGAGCTCCATTATCGCTGTCAAAATCAGAATGAAATCTGACCGCATAGGCCGCAATCAAATGTAGGTCAGGATTGTAAATTTCTTTGTGGTCATATATGACTGAAGTTTGTGTAGATaacacataaacatatatatatatatatatatatatatatatatatatatatatatctaaaaaacagaaaaaaggatAATTGCGCAATACTCCAATCAGTCCAATGTACTTAAGAACGTTCAGTATTTGTATGATCTTGATCAGACTCTTTGTATCCACCGCTGCTTCCTCCAAAGAAAGCCGTACCCAGGCTTAATAAAGATACATGtaaaagaacaaatgaggagcgcgGATATCAGTAAAAGTTGTGAGCATTTAATAAAAAgaagtatacatatacatacatctcaGAAAGAGATAAGCAGCACGATGTTATCACACACACGGCGCCTCCGGATAGCACTAGCGATGTAGTTACATCCAGTGTCCAATTACcacgccaacgcgtttcatcacgttGGCGTGGTAATTGGACACTGGATGTAACTACATCGCTGCTGACTTGATCCTGTGAGGTCCCGAGAGGGATCGGTTGATGAGCTGTGACCGGCGGCCGCTCCACTGGTGCTATCCGGAGGCGCCGTGTGTGTGATAACATCGTGCTGCTTATCTCTTTCtgagatgtatgtatatgtatacttcTTTTTATTAAATGCTCACAACGTTTACTGATATCcgcgctcctcatttgttcttttacatatatatatatatatatatatatatatatatatatatatatatataaaaatcataatTGTAGTACAATACTTTTATTCCCATACAGCAGCAATAATACAAAAGATAGCACAATGCATGTTCCCGATAAGGCTGTGTTCCTTATAGTGCTTCCACTAAATTTGACAACAATTTGCATTCTGATACTACTTTCATATCTATCACATGTGAGGTCACCATGTACATTTTGTTTTCTTGAAAAAAAAGCTTATCGTAAATATTAAACAGTACAATACAAACTGCAgtagaaaggtgtgtacacacggtgagatccctgctatgcctgattttgactatgcgatttcccttgaactcccccagagcccagatagcacagatttggactctctgtgcttgagattttgtctatgggcctaatttagacctgatcgctcgctaggttttttttgcactgctgcaagcagatagtcgccgcccataggggagtgtattttcgctttgcaagtgtgcaaacgcatgtgtagcagagctgtacaaacagatcttgtgcagtctctgagtagcccaggacttacttagccactgcgatcacatcagcctgtttgggattggaattgacgtcaggatccctccctgcaaacacatggacatgcctgcattttaccaaccactcccagaaaacggtcagttaccacccacaaatggcttcttcctgtcaatctccttgcgatcgcccgtgcaaatggattcttcgcacaaacccattgctgagcggcgatccgccttGTATCTGTGCgaaacacctgcgcattgcggtgtatacgcatgcgcagttctgacctgatcgcagcactgcaaaaaatgctagcgagcgatcagatctgaattaccccctatgtatgattttgactaactgccaattttgactatactttacacTAGAtaatacactagatagtcaagattgac
The Pseudophryne corroboree isolate aPseCor3 chromosome 4, aPseCor3.hap2, whole genome shotgun sequence DNA segment above includes these coding regions:
- the LOC134910189 gene encoding leucine-rich repeat-containing protein 18-like: MASKRDGLKGKTVTLQMAKNAIKESSGGKKRLVLSNLGIKEFPKCLKKLTSEVEELDISRNYIKKLPDWIQSFKSLCWLDVHTNHIEALPSAIGQLKQLSYLNLSNNNITEKGIPAEISQLKNIRKLNLGLNKISVLPPSLEALTQMTELGLFDNYLKEIPPGMLKMPKVKINLKGNPIPPAEQKEAEVETSTRNKELYLVPREDLCSACLSKSEKNKTKIKNLIGMCIPNSIRRRFN